Proteins from a genomic interval of Rosa chinensis cultivar Old Blush chromosome 2, RchiOBHm-V2, whole genome shotgun sequence:
- the LOC112185089 gene encoding coatomer subunit beta'-1 yields the protein MAPSLTIEKEFAQTSERVKSVDLHPTEPWMLASLYSGTICIWNYQSQTLEKSIKVTESPVRSVKFVARKHWIITGADDKFIRVYNYNTMEKIKEYEAHTDYIRSVTVHPTLPYLLSCSDDKVIKLWDWEKDWECTQVFEGHSHYVMQVAFNPKDTNSFASASLDGTIKTWNIGSSAPNFTLQGHSKGVNCVDYFVHSDKTYLLSGSDDFTAKVWDYETTSCVQTLEGHENNVTTVSVHPELPIIITTSEDGTVHIWNATTFSLEHKLNYGLERVWAIGHKKGSYKVAFGFDNGTTIVKMNASA from the exons ATG GCGCCTTCACTAACTATTGAG aaagAATTTGCTCAAACCTCAGAAAGAGTGAAGTCTGTGGATCTGCATCCAACTGAGCCATG GATGCTAGCAAGTTTGTATTCAGGAACTATTTGTATCTGGAACTACCAATCACAG ACCCTGGAGAAGTCCATCAAAGTCACTGAGTCACCAG TCAGATCAGTAAAGTTTGTAGCTCGCAAACACTGGATTATAACTGGGGCTGATGACAAGTTCATTCGCGTATACAACTACAATACCATGGAAAAGATCAAAGAGTATGAAGCACATACTGATTATATCAGGAGTGTCACTGTCCATCCAACTCTACCATATCTACTGTCATGTTCTGATGACAAGGTTATAAAGCTTTGGGACTGGGAGAAGGACTGGGAATGCACTCAGGTCTTTGAGGGGCATTCCCACTATGTGATGCAAGTGGCTTTCAATCCGAAAGACACCAATAGTTTTGCTAGTGCGTCTCTCGATGGAACCATTAAG ACATGGAACATTGGCTCATCTGCCCCAAATTTTACATTACAAGGCCACTCAAAAGGAGTGAATTGTGTTGATTATTTCGTTCACAGCGATAAGACTTACCTGTTAAGTGGTTCTGATGACTTCACTGCCAAG GTATGGGACTATGAAACTACAAGTTGTGTGCAAACTCTAGAAGGTCATGAGAACAATGTAACAACTGTGAGTGTACATCCTGAGCTTCCCATAATAATTACAACTTCTGAGGATGGGACTGTTCATATATGGAATGCAACCACATTTAG TCTAGAGCACAAACTGAACTATGGTCTTGAAAGAGTTTGGGCCATTGGACACAAGAAAGGATCATACAA